DNA sequence from the Nicotiana tomentosiformis chromosome 3, ASM39032v3, whole genome shotgun sequence genome:
TACTTTTTCTAACTCGATTGCTGTCAAATGCCTTATCCCGTTCTCTTTCAACCATATTTCACCTCCCGCCAAACAATTCTGGAGCTGCTTCTTTCCCATTTTCAACATTTTTAGACCTTCACTCAGCTTGGGGAAGAAACCCTCAGGTCTTAAACACCAAGCTCCGAACACCCCGAATAAAACTGTTAAATCATTGCTAAGCCTCTCAACACCCCCGTCAGAAAACTTGGCATTGGTCATTAAAATACCATTAAAAATTAATTTGTCCAGCCCAGGGGCCAAACTTCTCCAGACCCCAACAAAGTCCATTCTATTCAAAGCTTTTTCAAGTACTGACATCTTTCCTTGCAGATAATCTAGTGCCCCAACAAAACATTGGGAGACCATCCACCCTTCTTCACCTTTTTCCTGCCATTGCTTCTTGTTCTTTAGATAATCTCGGCAGCAAACATTGAATCCCCTCAAAACTACCACAGACAACTTCTCGACCCAGCCAACTCTAAATTCTTCCAGCTTCTTAATTTCGCCATAAAGAATTCCATTTCCAGATGATTCCTCTGAACAAAAGTCATTTCCATCAGTAGATGTGTCCAATTGAGTAACCTGGTTCAGCCCCATCTCAAGAAAGAAGATATCCTCGCACCATTCATTTAAAATAGACTCAAAATAGCGTGCAGCATTTACAGACTTTGCAACTTTCATCAAAGCATCATCATCTGTCAAGGCAGTTAATCCTTCGGCTTCTTGGCACCTGAAAAGCAGACTACCCAAAAACTTGTGTATAATTGGTGGACCTGTCAATTTCAAAAATCTAGATCTCAACGTTATGCTAGGCAGTGATCGACAACGATCAATAACAGCCGACAACCGCTGATGAAATGCACCAGCAATCGCTGGAGACTTGTTGTCTTCTTGGGCTGATAGAGCAGCAACTCCACGAACTTCCATCGACCAACTTCTTTCATTCTCAATCTCAGGTTTTAATTTATCAAATGCATCAGTAAGCTCTATATCAGCCCACAAGTCAAGCCAATCAGATCTGTCACAAAATACAGAAAATGATGAAAGTTTCTCTGGTTTTCCATCTTCCTGCAAAGAAAGCACGATCCCCGAGTGTGAAGCAAGAGACTGGATTCGCTTATCAAATGCTATCATCAGATCAATAAGATGGAGCCAGGATATCCTAGCCTGTGATTGTGTTCCGCTTGTGCTCTCTTCATCCAGCTGACTAACATACACTGGAAATATTTCTTTTGCCAAGTACGTCGATAAAGAAGTAACCATAGCTGAGATCCATTCTTCTCTGCAACTGTAACCCGACAGCATTGCTTCATCAACCAGTGGCTGCAGCAACTCATCCATAGAATCAACATAATCTCGGGTCACCTTGTATACAAGGGCAAAGATGTACTCAGGCTTATCAACCCACTTGGAGAAGTGGTGCTGAGATGCAATTGATATAGGGTTGACAAGCTCTTCAATGGCCCAAAGTGGCTGGTGCAAAGCAATTTCTCTATTCTGTCCCTCGAGTTGGCGAGATTTTCTTTGGCGTTGCAGTTCCTGCAGACTGCACAATGCTAGAAAACTTTCACAATATTGTTGTTTAAGGTCCCCTTTCATTGTGAAAAGTGGGTTCTGGACATCAGCTGACTGCTTTGACTCTGTGCCCGAGGAATTTAAAGTGGACAGAGGTGGCGGCCAGCCAAGGGAAGTGAGAAGGGATCTGTGATCTGCAATGGCCTGAGGTCTTAAAATGGCTAGAGATCGATCAACTCTATGATCAACTGCTAACACAAGACGTGTCCACTGAGG
Encoded proteins:
- the LOC104109140 gene encoding RINT1-like protein MAG2 — protein: MDPIIRTLPPPSSLSPSVVSFLNTKLNTREDLDQAPGLVSELRNQCHALDQSLSDLNTQLRDYLRNYASHSDRTGALLRDINSKLGDLQFASRSAASSSDGGSGKVLGEELPALAKEVARVDTVRTYAETALKLDTLVGDIEDAVSSTVKRTLKREQSTKSSEEMRGVAIRTLKLTEDTLRFVAKTYPQWTRLVLAVDHRVDRSLAILRPQAIADHRSLLTSLGWPPPLSTLNSSGTESKQSADVQNPLFTMKGDLKQQYCESFLALCSLQELQRQRKSRQLEGQNREIALHQPLWAIEELVNPISIASQHHFSKWVDKPEYIFALVYKVTRDYVDSMDELLQPLVDEAMLSGYSCREEWISAMVTSLSTYLAKEIFPVYVSQLDEESTSGTQSQARISWLHLIDLMIAFDKRIQSLASHSGIVLSLQEDGKPEKLSSFSVFCDRSDWLDLWADIELTDAFDKLKPEIENERSWSMEVRGVAALSAQEDNKSPAIAGAFHQRLSAVIDRCRSLPSITLRSRFLKLTGPPIIHKFLGSLLFRCQEAEGLTALTDDDALMKVAKSVNAARYFESILNEWCEDIFFLEMGLNQVTQLDTSTDGNDFCSEESSGNGILYGEIKKLEEFRVGWVEKLSVVVLRGFNVCCRDYLKNKKQWQEKGEEGWMVSQCFVGALDYLQGKMSVLEKALNRMDFVGVWRSLAPGLDKLIFNGILMTNAKFSDGGVERLSNDLTVLFGVFGAWCLRPEGFFPKLSEGLKMLKMGKKQLQNCLAGGEIWLKENGIRHLTAIELEKVAKNRI